GGAAACATTCAACGACAAGTCTGCTGAATCAACCACCCCCTTGATGAAACGCAGGTAGGACGGCATCAGGTCCTCGCAGTTGTCCATAATAAAAACGCGCTTGACATACAGCTGCATGCCGGATTTTTTTTCCGGCATAAACAGGTCGAACCCTGCCTGTGAAGGAATATACATCAGGGCATTGTATTCGGTTTTCCCCTCGGCATTGACGTGAAGAGTTTCCAGGGGTTCACTCCAGTCGTGGCTGATATGACGATAAAACTCCTGGTATTCCTCATCGGTCACTTCACTTTTTCGTTTATTCCAGACCGGCTTCATGGAATTCAAGGTTTCGGTTGTCACCTTCTTCACCGGTTCAGCCCCTTCGATGGGCTTGCCTTCCTCATCAGTAGGGGTTTCCTGGCGCTCAATATCCATACGGATGGGATAGGTAACAAAGTCAGAGTATTTTTTCACCGTCGACCGGATCACCCACTCCTGGGTGAAGTCCTGTTCATCGCCATCTATGGGACGCAGATAAACGGTTACCGTTGTTCCGCGCTCAGAACGGTCATATTCCTCAATGGTGTAGGTACCGTCACCGGTGGATTCCCACCTGACGCCAGCGGTGGATCCGGCAGCCCGGGTAGTCAGGACAACCCGTTCGGCAACCATGAAGCTGGAATAAAAACCCACCCCGAACTGACCGATCAAATCCGGGGTCAGGGCATTCTTTTCCTTATCGGCGATGGCAGCCAGCAAACTGCCGGTACCCGATTTGGCAATGGTACCGATATGCTCTACCACCTCGTCATGGGTCATGCCGATGCCATTGTCACTTATCGACAACGTCCGGGCATCCTTATCCACTTCAATCGTGATTTTAAAATCACTGCCTCCCTCCAGCAGATGCTGCTCCGTCTGGCCCTTGAAGCGCAGGGTGTCCAGGGCATCGGAAGCATTGGAAATCAGCTCACGGAGAAAAATTTCCTTGTGTGAATAGAGCGAGTTAATCATCAGATCCAGCAGCTTCTGGATTTCGGTCTGAAAGTGCAGGGTTTCCTTCGTCATCTGTTTCTCCTTACCAACGTGATTCAAACTAAAATTTTCCAAACACCACTTCCCCGCATTGAAGGCTCTTACCCTGTCTTGAGCATGTTCCGCCCACCCCCGGCTACCCACCGAGGGCATATTCGCCGGCCGGCATCCAGGAGTCATCCCGTGTCATGTCATGCCAAGTGGCGGAACAAGCACCCCATCCGGGGGCAAAGTGACAGCATAATCATCGTTCAATGAAAAATCATCTTCATCCTGGGAAAGTAATCATCATTTTCCCCATGTCAAGGGCTGAAAGATGAAGTGGCAACAAGGGAGGAAAATAGCGAAAAGATAACCGGCATGTCAAGGAATGATTGACCGGAAAGGGTCTTCTGCCGCTAAATTACCATTGACTTTTTCAGGGTTCCCTTACTATAGTAAATAAAAAAGGGACCGGTGGGGCAGTAACTGCCCTTTTATTTTTTTATCCACGCGGACCTGCAAGTTCTGACACCTAGCTGGTGGGCATCATGGCATTCCATAACATCTGTGTCTATCCCGAGACAATCCTGGCCAGGAAAGCCCAGGACATCCTTAGTATTGATGATCAGATCGTCAACCTGGCAGCAGCCATGGTCGATACTATGTACGCCGCTCCGGGTGTCGGCCTGGCAGCGCCGCAGGTTGGTGTTTCCCAACGGCTGATTGTTGTTGATGCCGGCGAGGAACGGGGCAAAGCGCTCATCACCCTTATCAACCCGGTAATCGTCGCGGGTGAAGGTGCAGCAGCAGTGGAAGAAGGGTGCCTGAGTGTTCCCGGATTTACCGCCGAGGTGCAACGCCAGGGAGAAATTCAGGTTCGCGGTATCACCCTGGATGAAAAAGAACTTGAGTTTACCGCTGCCGGTTTTCTGGCCATCGTTCTGCAACACGAAATCGACCATTTGAACGGCATCCTGTTCATTGACCGGATAAGCCCGTTAAAACGTGATATTTTCCTCCGAAAGTTTAAAAAGGGGACCTTGCAGGAGTAATGAGGATTATTCTGGCGGCCACCGGCGCATTTGCGGTCCCTTCCCTGGAAGTCATTGCTGACCACCTCCAGCCTGAAAATCTGTTGATTATCAGCCAGCCTGACCGTCGTCGTGGGCGCGGCCGGCATCTCCAGCCATTCCCGGTCAAGCAGCTGGCCATGGAACGGCAGCTGGTAACGATAACTCCGGAAAAAATCACCAGTTCGGATATTATTGAACAGTGCACCGCCTTCGCGCCTGATTTTCTGGTGGCGGTGGACTACGGCCAGATTATCCCGGCATCGCTGATCTCTGTGCCCAGCCAAGCGGCTGTCAACCTGCATCCATCATTGCTGCCAGCCTATCGTGGACCAGCCCCCATGGTCTGGACCCTGCTTAATGGCGACCCGGTTACCGGAGTCACCACCCAGTTACTGGCGCCACAAGTTGACCGTGGCGATATCCTGTTGCAGGAAAAGGTTGCTGTTGAACAAAGTGAAACGCTGCCGCACCTGACAGACCGGTTAAGAATTCTCGGAGCCAAGCTGCTATGGGAAACTCTGAAGCAATGGCAGGCTGGCCGCATCACCCCTCGGCAGCAAGATGAGGCGCAGGCATCCTATGCTCCCATGCTGAAAAAGGAGGATGGCCTGCTGGACTGGCAGCAGGATGCGGAAAAACTGGAGCGACAAATACGGGCTCTCAACCCCTGGCCAGGAACTTTTACCTTTTGGCAGGGAAAACGGTTCAAGATCCTTGCTGCCGAAATCCCGCCGGCCATGGCTGCCGACCATAAGGCTCCGGGAACCGTGCTGATTGGCGATGGTCGGATTTTACTGGCTACCGGCAGCGGCTTTCTCCAGATTACCAGCGTACAGGCGGAAAATCGTCCCCGCCGCTCAGCCGGTGAATTTCTGCGGGGCAGCACACTGAAAACCGGCGACCGTTTTACCCGCCAGCCCTTACCATAATAACCTATGACAACAACACCTGACCTCCCCTCAAAAAAAAGGGTTTTTATCGGCCTGCTGATTATTACCTTTCTGACTCTGTCGATTGCGGTGGTCATCATTGGCTGGGTTGGTACGGTAGGTTTGCAGCAGCTGCATCCTGTGCTGCCGACCGTTGCCCAGCTACTGGTGGGTTTCTCGTTTATTTTCCTGGCCGGCATCATGGCACTGCTTATACTCACCGTCATTCTGGGCAAAGAACTGCCCTTTGGCCGAAAGCTTAGAGGATTGATGGTCAAGGTGTTCCTGCCAATGATGATGGCCATCGGCAGGTTGCTGGGAATTTCCCGTGACACCATTAAAAAATCGTTCATCGAAATCAACAACCAGCTCATTCTTTCCCGTCGTTTGCATTGCAATCCTGATCGCATCCTTATCCTGCTGCCCCACTGCCTGCAAGAGGCTGATTGCCAGCAAAAAATAACCACCAACATCGATAATTGCCAACAATGTGGCTTGTGTGACATCAAGGACCTGGTGAAACTGGCCAAAAGGTATGGCACCAAGATAGCAGTAGCCACCGGTGGCACCCTGGCCCGTAAAATTGTTCAAGACTACCGGCCGCAGATTATTATTGCCGTGGCTTGTGAACGTGACCTGACCAGCGGCATCAATGATACTTATCCACTGCCGGTATATGGCATCCTCAACCAGCGACCCAATGGTCCCTGCTGGAACACCCACGTCGCCATACAACAGGTTGAAAAAGCAATTTTACTGTTTACCAGAGCCTGATTTCCGCCCCATGTTCTTCACCAACGAATTGACCACTATTATTGAACGTCTCCTGGCGGGCAAGCTCAACCGGGCAGCCGGATTCCAGGGGTCGGCACTGGCCTTGTTTATCGCTCTGCTGGGCAAGCACCTGCACCAACCCCTGGTAGTCATCAGCGAAGAATACCAGCAGAGCCTTGCTCTAAGCAGGGATGTCATCACCTACCAGCAGATGATCGGGACAGAACAGCCTCCTGCAACAATCTGCTTCCCTCCCCTGCAACGGCTCCCCTACCAGCAGGTTCTCCCCCTGGTAACCGTGGAACAATCACGGATTGCCGCTCTGCACCGTCTTCGGCATGAAAAGCACTATCTGCTGTTCACCTCCCTGACCGCGCTTATTGATCGGATGGCGGAACCGTCATCGTTCTACAATCGTTTTTTCACCCTCCACTGGGGGGCCAGCATCGACCGTGAGCAGCTTGCCGAACAGCTGCAAAACAACGGTTATATCCGGGTACCGACAGTTGATGAACCGGGAGATTTCAGTGTCCGGGGCAGTATTATTGACCTCTTTTCCCCGCTTTATGCGCAACCTTTCAGGCTTGATTTTTTCGGTGATGAGCTGGAATCCATCAGACCCTTTGACCCGGTCTCCCAGAAAAGCCAGGCGATTGAAAAAGAATCGGTAGATATTGCCCCAGCCCATGAAATTCTGCTCCCCAAAAACCGCGACAAGGTTAAAAATCGCCTGAAAGAGCAGTTCATTGCCCTCAATGACCCCCGGATTGAGCTGTCTCTCACCTATGAAAAGCTCGAACGGGGGACGCATTTTGCCGGCATCGATACCCTGCTGCCGGCCATCTCTCCCGTTCCCCATGGCCTGACCAGTTATCTGGCTGACACCATCATCCCTATCTTTGTCACCCCTCATTTGCTGATGGAAAAGCTCACTACCCTGCGGGAGCTGTTAACCGATGCCTATGAAAAAACCATCGCCAGACATCAGTTTGCCTTTCCACCCGACGGCTATCTCCTGAATTGTCTGGAACCACGACAGCTTTTCCCCGGTCGGGGACAGCTTATGATTGAAGACCTCCTGCCTGTTGACGGCAATGACGACCAACTTGTCACCATCGACAGCCGGTCAAACCAGGATCTGCGGGATGCGGTGCTGCGTTTTGCCGCCCACCAGCAGGAACGGTTGTTCACCCCGGCAGCAGACATTATTGCCGGCTGGCTCAGACAACAGCAGCAGGTTGTTTTTTGTGGCAAAAGCCCATCAGGAATTGAACGGGCAAAAAAACTGCTGGCTGAATATGACCTTCCGTTTACCTCCATAAACTCGATTGCCGGCATCCTGCAACAACCGTTGGCAACCGACACCATCAACCTCGTGCATGCCCCCCTCAGTCAAGGATCCCGGCTGGTTGATGACCGCCTGGTCATCCTTACCGAAACCGATTTGTTCGGCATCAAAAAAGCTGCCCGAACCCAGCGGACAAAGTCCTTAAAACCGTTTCAAGATGATTTTTCCGCACTTGAAACCGGCAGTTACATCACCCATATTGATCACGGCATCGGCATTTACCGGGGGCTGCAAACCCTGCAGGTGGAAGGCATCACCAATGATTATCTGGTACTGCAGTACCAGGGAGATGACCTGGTGTATGTTCCGGTGGATCGTTTTCACCTCATCCATGCCTATCACGGCAACCCGGAGCACGCACCAAAACTCACCAAGCTGGGAAGCAGTCAATGGGATCGGGAAAAAAGCAAAGCCCGGCAGGCAATTGATGATCTGCTGGTGGAGCTTATTGACCTTTATGCCAGCCGGCAGGTGGAAAAAGGCTATGCTTATCCAGCTCCGGATGCCGTTTTTGACGAATTTGCCGCCAGCTTTCCCTACGAGGAAACCACCGATCAGCAACAGGCGATAACTGAAGTGGTAGATGATCTGATGGCTGAGGGCCCCATGGACCGCCTCATTTGTGGTGACGTCGGTTATGGCAAAACGGAGGTCGCTATTCGGGCTGTTTTTCTGGCGGTCACCAACGGCAAGCAGGCCGCGATTCTGGTACCCACCACCATTCTGGCACAGCAGCATTACCTCACCTTCAAGGAACGTTTTGCCGCCTATCCTCTTGTCGTTGAAATGCTCAGTCGTTTCAGAAGCCCACAACAGCAAAAGGAGATTGTCGCCGGACTGCGCCGGGGAACGGTTGATGTGGTAATCGGCACCCACCGGCTACTGCAAAAAGATATCATCTTCAAGGATCTCGGGCTGCTGGTCTTGGACGAGGAGCACAAGTTCGGTGTCCGTCATAAGGAAAAACTGACCTCGCTGAAAAAAAATATCGACGTGCTGGCCATGAGTGCAACGCCTATTCCCCGTACGCTGCAGATGTCTTTAAGCGGCATGCGGACCATGAGCAGCATTACCACCGCCCCCCGGGATCGACTGGCAGTCCGCACCTATGTCGCCGCCTACGATGATGACCTTGTCAAGGAAGCAGTTGCCAAGGAGGTGGGACGTGGTGGCCAGGTCTTTTTTGTCCACAATTCAGTCCAGACTATTGAAGCAATGGCCAATCACCTCAGGAGCCTGCTGCCCAGCATCTCTCTGACGGTTGCCCACGGTCAGATGCCGGCGGCTGAACTGGAAAAGGTCATGGTTGCCTTCGCCAGTCACCGTTTCGATCTGCTTCTCTGCACGACGATTATCGAATCCGGGCTTGATATTCCCAACGCCAATACAATTATCATCAACAAAGCCAATGCGTTCGGCCTGGCTCAGCTCTATCAGCTGCGCGGCCGGGTTGGCAGAGCACAGAAAAAAGCCTATGCCTACCTACTGGTCCCAGCTCTGGATCAATTGCCTCAGGATGCCCGCCGCCGGCTGACGGCTCTTGCTGAAGCCAGTGAACTGGGAGCAGGATTTCGCATTGCCATGCAGGATCTTGAAATTCGTGGAGCCGGGAATCTTCTGGGGAAAAAACAGTCGGGTCACATTGCCGCTATCGGCTATGAGCTCTACCAGGAGCTCCTGACCGAGGCGGTTGAAGAGCGGCAGGGTCAGCTGCGAGAAAAAAGGGTTGAACCGGAGGTCCATATCAATATACCGGCCTATTTGCCAGCCCCTTACATTGCCGATGTTGCCGTGCGGCTGCAAACTTACAAGCGGATTTCCCTGTGTACCGATGAACAGTCATTATACCTTCTCGAAGATGAGCTTATGGATCGCTTCGGTCCACTGCCGGATGCGGTGCAGGAGCTGCTTAACCAGAGAAGGTTAAAACTGCTGCTCATGGACTATAGCATCCGCTTTTTTGAAGTGGGCAAAAGTCGGGTTGCTATTCACTTCGGGCCCGACCGCCCGCCTGAAACAGCAGCGATCATGGCCTTGATTAGCGAGGCAGCAACAACCTATCAGCTTATCCCTGATGACGGGCTGCTGGTAAAACAGCAGATCGAAGGCAGGGAGCTCCTTCCCTGGACCCGAAACCTGTTGCAAAAAATCTTTTAACCTGCTAGAATTTTTGATTTTACGGCAATTTACACAGCGCATGCACCGCATGCACAGGAGAATAGTGATTATGCACTCCACCTTAAGACATTGGGCCATCGTGGGTTTCATTTTTTTGACCATGGTTTTCATGCTGCCAGCCCCCCTGTTGGCTGAAGAAGGCGCCGAACAGATTCTGGCCACCATTGGCAGCGAACAGATAACCCTTGCCGATTTTGATCAGGAACTGGCCAAGTTGCCTCCGCAGTATCAGCAGATGGCAACCGATCCGGCAATCAAAAAGGAATTCCTGGATACCCTGGTTACCCAGTACGTCATCTACCAGGAAGGGCTACAGCAAAAGCTGCTGGAAAAGGATTTGATCCGGGAAAAAATTGAAGATTTCAGCAAAAAACTGGTGGTTGCTTATCTGCTCGACCAAGAGGTCAATAAAAAAGTCCAGGAAATCAGCAGTGATGAGCTGCACACTTACTATGAGCAACATCTCAATCAGTTTCAGCAACCGCAGCAGGTCAAAGCCCGACACATTCTGGTGGCCAACCGGGAGGAAGCGGAAACCATTCTTTCTCATCTGCAACAGGGGGAGGATTTTTCCAGCCTGGCAAAAGCCCATTCCACCTGCCCCAGTAAGGCTCGAGGTGGTGATCTGGGATTCTTCACCAGCGATCAGATGGTCAAAGAGTTTTCCGATGCCGCCTTTTCACTGGAGCCGGGAGAGATAAGCCCGGTGGTGAAGACCCAGTTTGGCTATCATATCATCCTGGTAGATGAAAAAAAGGCAGCAGCCCAGCAATCCTTCGATGATGTCAAGGAAGCGCTCACTGAAAAAATGCGGGCCGAACGGAAAAATGAATATTTTGCCAACTACGTTGCCGCGTTGAAAAAACAGCACAATGTGAAAATGTTTCCTGAACGGTTGCAGGACAACAAGTAGCCACTGGTCTTTTATCCGTTGGACCCCGCAGTGTCAGGTCCCCGGACAAACACCGGAACTAATGAATCAGTAGCAATGTCGTATCCAGACGGCCGATGAATGACCAGCTGACATGAACGGGGATCCGGACGAATTGTCAGCCCGTTAATCGATGAGCTCATCAATAAATAATGGCAATCCAGCTGCAGAGAGAATTTTCGTTTATCCGGCGATGATCTTTCCTCACCTTTCCCGCTATAAGTGGCTGCTGATCTCCCTGCTGCTTCTGATTGGCAGCGCTTGCAACAGCCGTGACCATGTTGTCGCCACCGTTGGCGATCAACGCATCATGCAAACTGAACTGGAGAAACGGCTCCAGGATTACCAAGCTGATTACCCCCACACCACCTCCCGGGATCCGGCAGACGCTGCTGCGTTGGAAGCCTTTCTGCTTGACCAGATCATCGATGAGACCTTGCTGGCCTTGGAAGGAAAGCAGCGCGGTCTCGATACTGGGGAAGAGGAGCAGGGGGAACTGGCGCATAAAACAATGATCGCCCTGGGGAAAGAGGTCAGTTATCCTTCCCATCAGGAAACGCTCGACTATTACCACAGCCACGAGAAGGAGTTTACGCTTCAGAAGCGTTATCAGGTCACCCATATTCTGCTTGCCGACGAGCACCGTGCTTGGGAACTGAAGGAAGAGATTGAGGCTGGTCGGCTATCCATGGAAGACGCCGCCAGCCAGTATTCTCAGGGTGAAGAAGCGGAACGAAAAGGCCAACTGCAACCCATGACCCTTGATGATTTTCTGCCGGAAATTGCCGCAATTATCCCCCGCCTGCGAGCCGGGGCCATCAGCCCGGTCATCCATACGCCATATGGCTACCATTTGCTGCGCGTGGACCAGAGTCTGCCGGCCGGGCCGCTCCCCTTTGCAACGGTGGAAAACCGGGTCAAAGACACCCTTTACGCATTGAAACTACGGCTGCACTATGAAAACTGGCTGAAAGCCAGCCGGAACCGTTATCATGTAACAATCAATCACCAAGGAACCAACTGATGGCACCAAGAAAAAAACTGCTTCTCTGGATTTTTCCAGCACTCATTCTTTTGGGCACCGGCCTACCGGCAGCAGTTGTCCGGGCTCAGGTTGTCGACCGCCTGCTGGTGGTCGTCGGCGATCAGGTAATCACCAGCCATGATCTGCAACAGGCCGTAAACCTGGAATTCGGCAAACAGCAGTTTGCCACCTTTCCTTCCGGCAAACAGCAGGAGGAGCAGAAACGACACCTGCAAAAACTGGTTGATGAGCTGCTGCTGGCATACAAAGCTAAAAAAAGCGGTATTGAGGTGAGTGACGAAGAACTGCAACATACCATCGACCGGGTGATGCAGCAGAACAACATGGATTTGGCAGCTTTAAAACAGGCGTTGCAACTGCAGGGTATGACTTTTGAAAATTACCGGCTGAAACTCGCCAAAGATCTTCTGCAAACCAAGTTTATCAACCAGGAAATCAAGTCCCATATTATCCTGCCCGAACAGGAGATCTATCGCTACGCTAAGGAGAACAATTTATTGCCCACCGTAAAAGATTACGTCACCCTGGCTCAGATTCTTCTCCTGGAAGAGGATTCTCCGGCTGGCAAGGCACAGCTCGAAAGGAAAATTACTGAAATAAGAAGTCGACTGGCAGCAGGAGAATCATTCTTCGCTCTGGCCGAAGAATTTTCCGTCGGCCCGGCGGCCAAAAAAGGCGGCCGTCTGGGGACTTTCAACAAGGGGAGTCTGCTGCCGGAGATTGAAGCCGTTGCTTTTGGCAAGTTACCGCTCAACGAGATGAGTCACACTATCAAGACAGACTATGGCAGCCACCTGATCATGGTATTGCAGCGTTCCAATGGCCAGGAAGAGGCTGGTGGTCTGGATCCTGAGCTGGAAAATAAAATTAAAAACATCCTTTTTGGCAAGAAAGTCCAGGCTGAACTGGAAGAAATGCTGGTAAAGCTTCGCCAGGAAGTTCCCATCAGCTATAAAAACTGACAATCCTTTTAGGCTCGGTGGCAGCTGCTTCACCGCTGCTGACCAACGTTTCCAAGGTTTCTTTCAACGTTTCAATCCCCGTATGGGTAAACGATGAAACGGCCAGCAGCTGCCGGGCGCCGTTACCGGTCAATAGGGGAGCCAAACTCTCCATCAACTGGGTAAGCCGGTCGTCGGACAACGTATCAATCTGCGCCAGCACCACCAGTTTTACCCGTTCAACCAGCTGGGGCTGATATGCAGCCAGTTCCGCCATCACGGTAGTAAAATCATCCGCCAGCAACCCGGCATCATCTCGGTTCCTGACCGACAGCAGATGAACCAGAACCTGGGTTCGCTCTACATGCTTCAAAAACCGGATACCCAGGCCGCTGCCCTGGTGAGCATTTTCAATCAGCCCGGGGATATCGGCGATAACAACGTTGCGATAATCACTCCCTGACATAATCCCCAAGTTAGGATTCAAGGTCGTAAAGGGATAGTCGGCAACTTTTGGTTTGGCCGCCGACAGAACCGAAATGAGTGTTGATTTGCCGGCATTCGGCAAGCCCACCAAACCTACCTGGGCAATCACCTTTAAAATCAGTCGGAGCTTTTTCTCTTCACCTGCCTCTCCCGGCTGGGCAAAACGGGGGGTACGCATCGTCGAGGAACTGAAGTGAGTATTCCCCTTGCCGCCACGACCGCCACTGGCTACCTGCAACCGTTGCCCCGGCGCCATCACCTCACCGCATAACACCTGCTCCTGCGGATCAGCACCAAGCTCCCATACCTCTGTCCCCAAGGGCACCATAATCTCCAGGTTCGGACTGGCAGCACCATCTCGTCGCTTTCCGGCACCGTTACCTCCCTTTGCCACTCGATAATGACGCTGATAAACCAGGTCCAACAGCGAACCTTTCTGGGGATCACCGACCAGGAAAACATCACCTCCCTTGCCGCCGTTGCCACCATCAGGACCTCCCCTGGGAACAAATTTTTCCCGGCGGAAGCTGACGCAGCCGTTGCCGCCATCGCCAGCCTGGACCTCAATGGTTACCTCATCAATAAATCTCATCATGCATCCCAAAAAAAATGAGCCCCGGCAGGGGCTCATCATTAACTATCCAGCCACACTATCTTCCCTGCTCAACCATCAGGCAATCGCCTCAACAGGAAAAACGCTTACTTTCTTCCGCTTTTTATCCAAACGTTCAAAGGCAACAACTCCGTCAGCCAGAGCGAACAGGGTATCGTCCTTGCCACGCCCCACATTGGATCCGGGATGAATCTTGGTTCCCCGCTGCCGCACAAGGATACTGCCCGCCGAAACCTGCTGGCCGGCAAAACGCTTTACACCCAGGCGCTTACTGACACTGTCGCGACCATTACTGGTACTGCCACCGCCCTTTTTATGTGCCATTATCTCTCTCCTCTACCCCTACAGAGAATAGGTCAAGTTATACGGTTATTTCTCCGATTTTCACATCGGTCACATACTGACGATGGCCGCGCATCTTACGATAGCCCTTCCGCCGCTTCGATTTAAACACCAGAATTTTCTTGGCCCGCTTCTGGTCAACAATTTCACCGACAACCCTGGCACTGTCGAGAACAGGATTGCCGACGGTCAACGCACCGTCTTTTTCAACGGCCAGCACCTCGGGAAATTCAACCGTGTCACCGGTATTTCCCTCAAGTTTTTCCACCTGGATAATCTGGCCAGGAATCACACGGTACTGCTTTCCGCCAGTTTTAACTACGGCATACATGAGATACCCTCTCCTTTAATGTCACTGCAAAGGGGCATGGTCACACTCTGACAGCCCATCACGACGCAGCCGGGGATAACGATTTTCCCCCTCACCCATAATTTTTCGGATGCCCCTCCAACAGGGGAACTGGTATATATGGTATTACGTTGCAGATGTCAAGAAATTTTATCCCTCTCTAATGGGCAAGACGAAAGGGAAAATCTGCCTTTTCCCCCTGCAGGACAACCCCAGCAGTAAAAGGCAGATTTAAATTGGCAACCAGAGCAACAGCGTAATCAGGGAAAACCCGGGTGACGATGATATCAGCATATTTATCCCCGTAGACCTTGGTTGTCGGATTACGCCAGAAAGCATTCTCCCGGTCATAAGCAGCATAGACCTCGCCAATTTTCACTCCGCCGCTCTCACCCTGATCGATAACAATAAATGAACCGGAGTCGGCCAGCCGGCGTCCTTTATCAATGGCCAGCACCGTAGCTGCCACGGTTGTTTGCCCGGGCTGAATCTTTATGCTTGCCGGATAGGTCTGGAAAGGAATAAGCCGGTCACCGGGAACCACCTGGGCTTTGCCGGCAAGCAGCTCCCCCTGCCAGGCATATTTCTCGCGGGCACCTCTGATTCTGGCAACGGCCACTTCCTGGTATAAATGATAAGGTTTACCACGATGGGAAATTTCATCAACGTAATGGATAACTTTCACCAACTCACCCGAATTGAAAGAGTTGGAGGGGTCATCGAAGAAAAAACGGTCACCAATAATCAACAAGTCATTCATCCCCTCTCCCCCCTTGACCTGGGGGAAGTCATCAGCCATGGCGGCAAAGAGAATCGGACAAAAATTATTTTTCTGGGGAATACTGACCGTCCCCTCCTCTGCCGGTGAGGGCTGTGGGGCAGCGGATGCCGCTGAGTCTGCCGCAGGTTTTGCCGCCTTTTCTTTGCCGGGCCGGGGAAAGACGTTGAGTTTGTTGCCCGGGTAGATCCAGTGGGGATCAAGGATGTAGGGGTTGGCTCCCCACAAGGTCGGCCATTGCCAGGGGGTCAGGTAGAAGCGTTCTGACAAATCCCACAGGGTATCACCCTTTTTGATGACATACACCTCACTTTTCCCGGATTTGAGTGCCTGGGTAACAACGCCATCCAGGGCATCATCAGCCTTAGCAGTCCCAACACCCAGAAAAAGCAGCATAAGCAGGAAAACACTGAACAGTAGCATGGCGGTACGTTTCATCGTCAACTCCCTTCGATTGACACTGCCGGCAGGCCTTGGAGCTATAATTCCTTCAACTTATCAATGGCGATCGCGGCACTGTTGCTGTCCGGATATTTTTCAACCACTTGTTGAAAATACTCTTTGGCCTTATGGTTAATGCCGATCATCTGAAATGACATGCCGATTTTCAGGAGACTTCCCGGCACCTTCTTGCTGTCGGGATAATCCTGCACCAAGCGTTTAAACTCTGTTATCGCCTGGGCAAACCCCGATAATGAGTAGTAGTTTTCCCCCAACCAGTAAAGGGCATTGCCAGCCATTTCATGCTGAGGATAGGAACGCATGAAAGCTTGGAACATCTCAATGGATTTTTCAAAATTGTCGTTTTTATAGTATTGAAATGCCTGCTGGTAGGTCATCTCCGCTGTCGTCCCGGAAGATGTTTGCCCTTCTCCCGCAATCGTCGGCTCCATTTTTGCGGCGGCGGCTGGCTTTGCTGCCGGCATGGATTTCTTGACCTGCTTTTCGGCAACGGCTGCAGCCGGTACTGATGTCAGGCGTTGACTGTTCTTTAAAGTCAGATCACGGATACCATTGACCTTAAGCCGCAGATCCTGCAGTTCGGCTTGCAACGCC
This genomic stretch from Candidatus Anaeroferrophillus wilburensis harbors:
- the rplU gene encoding 50S ribosomal protein L21, which encodes MYAVVKTGGKQYRVIPGQIIQVEKLEGNTGDTVEFPEVLAVEKDGALTVGNPVLDSARVVGEIVDQKRAKKILVFKSKRRKGYRKMRGHRQYVTDVKIGEITV
- a CDS encoding LysM peptidoglycan-binding domain-containing protein — translated: MKRTAMLLFSVFLLMLLFLGVGTAKADDALDGVVTQALKSGKSEVYVIKKGDTLWDLSERFYLTPWQWPTLWGANPYILDPHWIYPGNKLNVFPRPGKEKAAKPAADSAASAAPQPSPAEEGTVSIPQKNNFCPILFAAMADDFPQVKGGEGMNDLLIIGDRFFFDDPSNSFNSGELVKVIHYVDEISHRGKPYHLYQEVAVARIRGAREKYAWQGELLAGKAQVVPGDRLIPFQTYPASIKIQPGQTTVAATVLAIDKGRRLADSGSFIVIDQGESGGVKIGEVYAAYDRENAFWRNPTTKVYGDKYADIIVTRVFPDYAVALVANLNLPFTAGVVLQGEKADFPFRLAH
- the ybgF gene encoding tol-pal system protein YbgF, whose amino-acid sequence is MQRFLVVIVCGFLCLCVSCKVPLDERQEVQNLQSKVSQLEQQLQDLEVKREALQAELQDLRLKVNGIRDLTLKNSQRLTSVPAAAVAEKQVKKSMPAAKPAAAAKMEPTIAGEGQTSSGTTAEMTYQQAFQYYKNDNFEKSIEMFQAFMRSYPQHEMAGNALYWLGENYYSLSGFAQAITEFKRLVQDYPDSKKVPGSLLKIGMSFQMIGINHKAKEYFQQVVEKYPDSNSAAIAIDKLKEL
- the rpmA gene encoding 50S ribosomal protein L27, translating into MAHKKGGGSTSNGRDSVSKRLGVKRFAGQQVSAGSILVRQRGTKIHPGSNVGRGKDDTLFALADGVVAFERLDKKRKKVSVFPVEAIA
- the obgE gene encoding GTPase ObgE, which gives rise to MRFIDEVTIEVQAGDGGNGCVSFRREKFVPRGGPDGGNGGKGGDVFLVGDPQKGSLLDLVYQRHYRVAKGGNGAGKRRDGAASPNLEIMVPLGTEVWELGADPQEQVLCGEVMAPGQRLQVASGGRGGKGNTHFSSSTMRTPRFAQPGEAGEEKKLRLILKVIAQVGLVGLPNAGKSTLISVLSAAKPKVADYPFTTLNPNLGIMSGSDYRNVVIADIPGLIENAHQGSGLGIRFLKHVERTQVLVHLLSVRNRDDAGLLADDFTTVMAELAAYQPQLVERVKLVVLAQIDTLSDDRLTQLMESLAPLLTGNGARQLLAVSSFTHTGIETLKETLETLVSSGEAAATEPKRIVSFYS